The following are encoded in a window of Palaemon carinicauda isolate YSFRI2023 chromosome 31, ASM3689809v2, whole genome shotgun sequence genomic DNA:
- the LOC137624526 gene encoding uncharacterized protein, whose product MDNLGEWKLRKYARAVISGPNEGKEWESLLSSPEKPLILSLSKGGILKVQMENDLLEYWNLLGAKDVRTFIRESCILFLCKAKGLVRKWRIQFCGGTSASNHCCSCYTAINKFLTEPCITVDHVMADKPGSSMSKGNSSSQSSIVAAASLPASSTLAEPGGTPTAGNAVKGLVKSKKNVTKRPSVKKRKSDGGGCARTRTDFGHGFKRDENLPKALDLIHLPGLETMVKATVQDPNFPDLVEAVHRVISNM is encoded by the exons ATGGATAACTTGGGTGAATGGAAATTACGCAAATACGCAAGAGCGGTTATTAGTGGTCCAAATGAAGGAAAAGAATGGGAAAGTTTACTTTCTTCCCCGGAGAAACCGCTGATCTTATCTTTGTCCAAG GGAGGAATACTGAAAGTTCAGATGGAAAATGATCTCTTGGAGTACTGGAATCTTCTTGGAGCAAAAGATGTCAGGACCTTTATTCGGGAATCTTGTATCCTCTTCTTATGTAAGGCTAAG GGACTAGTACGCAAATGGCGGATACAGTTCTGTGGCGGAACTTCAGCCAGTAATCACTGCTGCAGCTGTTATACAGCAATCAACAAATTTTTAACCGAACCTTGCATCACTGTTGACCACGTTATGGCAGATAAGCCTGGTTCATCGATGTCCAAAGGGAATTCTTCATCACAGTCATCTATTGTAGCTGCTGCCTCTTTGCCAGCATCATCGACCCTGGCTGAGCCGGGAGGCACTCCGACAGCAGGTAATGCAGTCAAGGGTCTTGTGAAATCCaagaaaaatgtcaccaaaaggCCATCTGTCAAGAAACGCAAGTCAGATGGAGGGGGCTGTGCCAGGACGCGAACTGACTTTGGGCATG GTTTTAAGCGTGACGAAAACCTCCCTAAAGCTTTGGACCTGATCCACTTGCCTGGACTGGAGACCATGGTAAAGGCAACTGTCCAGGATCCCAATTTTCCAGACTTAGTTGAAGCTGTGCATAGAGTCATTTCAAATATGTAA
- the LOC137624522 gene encoding UDP-glycosyltransferase UGT5-like yields the protein MWRAQHLLLLMAVSLFVLGSDGYRVLVVGILGTRSHTHFYSAIAKQLADSGHQVTYVSAYSSQEAKTNVNIREVWLPEVSVSLLNQNRFNTSTVGFLLQLKKLTPMCIESLRNSQVQELFQEKFDVILLSPFNDCYLSLVYQLQIPFIYLYPVGMTSTLAEIVGNPSFPAFVTPQIFDYSHPLTFGQRTQNALVEVVSPSISKYGYNNQMEQECRSSGLCPADMPPFVEIQQNVSLAFVNSVRELETPAIPYVPAVVHLGGIHCQPAKPLPKDLDNWAEASGDDGFIFFSLGTAVRSVDLPESHRQVLIKTFGSLKQRVLWKWDDESIPGMPPNVRVEKWLPQQDILGHPKLRLFITHGGLLSIFESVYHGRPLLGIPVMGDQKGNMMTVERQGWGKTLLWEDLVEERLLEEILFVMNNKTMHEEARMRSRLMKDQPRTPKDLALFWTEYVIRHKGAAHLKCPIAQMPWYILYNADVWLMLVTSCVLIMWLLCWTLLGIIRFFFSKFKIKKD from the exons ATGTGGCGAGCgcaacatttgttgttgttaatggcAGTTTCCTTGTTCGTACTGGGCTCCGATGGTTACCGGGTGCTCGTCGTTGGCATACTCGGTACCAGGAGCCATACTCACTTCTACTCGGCCATTGCCAAACAGCTGGCCGACAGCGGCCACCAG GTGACTTACGTCTCGGCGTATTCTTCCCAAGAGGCCAAGACGAACGTGAACATCCGGGAAGTATGGCTTCCAGAGGTCAGTGTCAGTCTCCTCAACCAGAACAGATTCAACACTTCAACGGTCGGTTTTCTCCTCCAGTTGAAGAAGTTAACCCCGATGTGCATAGAGTCTTTGCGAAATAGCCAAGTCCAGGAATTATTTCAAGAGAAGTTTGACGTTATTTTGTTATCACCATTCAACGATTGCTATCTCTCTCTCGTCTATCAACTTCAA ATTCCTTTCATCTACCTATATCCCGTCGGCATGACATCCACCTTGGCGGAAATAGTCGGGAACCCCAGCTTCCCGGCTTTTGTAACTCCCCAGATTTTCGACTATTCCCATCCGCTGACTTTCGGGCAAAGGACACAGAACGCATTGGTAGAAGTCGTAAGCCCGTCTATATCGAAATACGGATATAATAACCA aatgGAACAGGAGTGCCGCAGCAGTGGGCTATGTCCCGCCGATATGCCGCCATTCGTCGAAATTCAGCAAAACGTCTCGCTGGCCTTTGTAAACAG CGTACGAGAGCTGGAGACTCCAGCAATTCCTTACGTGCCAGCTGTCGTGCATTTAGGAGGAATTCACTGCCAGCCGGCGAAACCACTTCCCAAG GATCTCGATAATTGGGCTGAAGCCTCTGGGGATGACGGCTTCATTTTCTTCAGTCTAGGAACTGCTGTCAGATCAGTTGACCTGCCAGAGAG CCACAGACAAGTGTTGATCAAAACTTTCGGATCCCTGAAGCAGCGAGTCCTCTGGAAATGGGATGACGAGTCTATACCTGGAATGCCACCGAATGTGCGAGTGGAAAAATGGCTACCACAACAGGATATTCTGG GTCACCCCAAGCTTCGCCTCTTCATAACACACGGCGGACTGCTCAGCATTTTCGAATCTGTCTACCACGGAAGACCTTTGCTTGGTATACCAGTCATGGGCGACCAGAAGGGCAATATGATGACTGTGGAACGCCAGGGATGGGGCAAGACTCTCCTGTGGGAGGATCTCGTTGAGGAAAGACTCCTGGAAGAGATCTTATTTGTCATGAATAACAAAAC AATGCACGAAGAAGCACGAATGAGATCCCGTTTGATGAAGGACCAGCCGAGAACTCCGAAGGATCTGGCCTTGTTCTGGACGGAGTACGTCATCCGTCATAAGGGAGCAGCACACCTAAAGTGTCCCATTGCTCAAATGCCATG GTACATACTCTACAATGCAGATGTGTGGCTTATGTTGGTGACATCCTGCGTTCTGATCATGTGGCTCCTCTGCTGGACTCTTCTTGGGATCATAAGATTTTTCTTCAgtaaattcaaaataaagaaaGATTAA